In a single window of the Cryptococcus tetragattii IND107 chromosome 1, whole genome shotgun sequence genome:
- a CDS encoding mitochondrial 37S ribosomal protein uS2m, with product MSIPIGTPFRSFRSSSTTRSVRTFVSSSSVTHTAELSLRPKNGSVLPGESPEDAWKRNLQEARQWRQHKEYQRSTLSVYIPEGGPAVPESRSSRSPYEATLSTLLASGAALGHAANITSHAYTPYIYGKRAGLSIIDLDQTLPILRRTAALVKDIVKADGVVLIVGTRPGHQKMIQKAKERLEDNGFAIGQWIPGLLTNAETFFGMKPLLDKSYKPDLVIFLNASENTPAIRECTSRHIPTAGIVDTDTDPRLVTYPIPANMESLRTAELIISTLSIAGQEGRRLRLKEAERKASQARASRGRRERR from the exons ATGAGCATTCCAATCGGCACACCATTCAGATCTTTTAGATCGTCTTCAACAACCAGATCTG TCCGAACATTTgtttcctcgtcttctgtCACTCATACAGCGGAGCTATCGTTGAGACCCAAAAACGGATCGGTTCTTCCAGGAGAGTCTCCTGAAGAcgcttggaagaggaatcTGCAAGAAGCGAGGCAATGGCGACAACATAAAGAGTATCAGC GGTCCACTTTGTCCGTGTATATCCCGGAAGGCGGCCCTGCAGTCCCCGAAAGCcgctcttctcgctctcctTACGAAGCTACTCTCTCTACTCTCCTGGCTTCGGGTGCCGCTCTTGGCCATGCTGCCAACATTACCTCGCATGCTTACACTCCTTACATCTATGGCAAGCGCGCCGGTCTTTCCATTATCGACCTTGATCAAACTCTTCCTATCCTTCGTCGGACGGCAGCCCTTGTAAAGGATATAGTCAAAGCTGATGGGGTAGTGTTGATCGTTGGCACAAGGCCAGGACACCAAAAAATGATTCAAAAAGCCAAGGAGAGATTAGAAGACAATGGCTTTGCTATAGGGCAGTGGATTCCTGGTTTGTTGACAAATGCCGAGACTTT CTTTGGCATGAAGCCACTCCTTGACAAGTCTTACAAGCCAgacctcgtcatcttcctcaatgCCTCTGAGAATACCCCTGCCATTCGAGAGTGCACTTCCCGGCATATACCTACGGCAGGTATTGTTGACACTGACACGGATCCGAGGCTCGTTACCTACCCAATCCCGGCTAACATGGAG AGCTTGCGTACGGCTGAGCTTATCATCAGCACCCTAAGCATCGCTGGTCAGGAGGGGAGGCGATTGAGATTAAAGGAAGCTGAGAGAAAAGCCTCTCAGGCGAGGGCCAGTAGGGGCCGTCGCGAGAGGAGATAG
- a CDS encoding cyanate hydratase: MFNLPYHCKALLTAKQERGLTFDDVAKAINKPEVWTTALFYGQATTDSNTAEAILKALGGEQHWADYNDKLETGQEKIDVKRVLNGLSGNGEENMGVKGMITRGATFEVPPKDPVLYRLYEVLVVYGYSYKALIYEKFGDGIMSAIDFRTSLERKKDPKGDRVVITLDGKFLPYSDPSAWGTQ; this comes from the exons ATGTTCAACCTCCCATACCATTGCAAGGCCTTACTTACTGCTAAACAAGAGAGAGGCTTAACTTTCGATGATGTCGCTAAAGCCATCAATAAGCCTGAAGTATGGACCACTGCTCTTTTTTATGGTCAAGCAACCACCGATAGCAATACGGCCGAAGCTATTTTGAAGGCTTTAGGAGGCGAGCAGCACTGGGCCGATTATAATGATAAGTTGGAGACCGGTCAGGAAAAGATTGATGTCAAGAGGGTACTGAATGGCTTATCCGGcaatggtgaagaaaaTATGGGCGTGAAGGGCATGATCACGAGAGGCGCAACTTTTGAGGTTCCTCCCAAA GATCCAGTACTCTACAGGCTTTACGAAGTGCTGGTTGTTTATGGCTACTCTTACAAAGCTCTTATCTATGAAAAG TTCGGTGACGGCATTATGTCAGCCATAG ATTTTCGTACTTCTCTAGAACGCAAGAAGGATCCCAAGGGGGATCGTGTTGTGATCACATTGGATGGCAAG TTTCTTCCTTACTCTGACCCGTCTGCTTGGGGTACACAATAA